The segment CGTAGTAATCGGCATCAGCTTCAAAGGTTTGGTTGTCCAGTTTGTAAACTCGGACAGCATCAGGCTGCAAAGTGATACCAACACCTAATGTTGGGGTATACCAAGGGTAAAATACTGTAGCGAAACGGACCTCACTACCTTGGCCAATAACAACGTCTTCAGGAATTATATTTTTCTTAGCGTCAAAGAGAGCTGGTCGGCGGTTGAATGTGGTGCCATCTTTCTTTTTAACTAATGCCTTCATTTTAAATTTAAAAGTTACTGTGCCTTCGTCTTCTTCCACTTCAAAAGGCATGTCAGCTTGCTTTAATTTTAATTTAGGCTTTTTCTTTTTCTTACGCTCAGCTTCAGTGACTTCATTGTAATACTTCTCGTACCGGGTATTAATTTCATCCAATAGCGCTTGGGCATCTTCAGCGGGTACAGTTAGATGCGCTTTATATTCACCGTCAGCATTATACTTTGTGTCTGGTTTATTTAAGCGTGGGAAGGGGCCAAGGGTACCGCGAGGTGAGATATATGTTTCTTTTGCCATTAGTGCTTGTTATTTCTCCGTCGTTTTTCGTTGTTTACTTCTTTTTGTTCAAGGGCTTCTACGTCATACCCATCTTCTATTAGGCGAGCTGCAAGGTCTAAAGGTAGTGTCTTGCCGTGGTCCCAGAAGTGAAGATAGGCGCGTGTTAGGTTAGTCATGGGGAAATCCTTTTTTCATTAATAAATATTAATAATTTATTTAAATTATTTTTTATCAGGAATAGTCTACTTTTAATAAAGGGAGGGAAAAGTTTGAAAACCATGTTGTCATCTGCATGTAAGACTATATTAATATCTCACGGTATTTCATGCATATTATTTTCCTTTCTATTATTTTTGATGAACCTATTTTTATATTTTCAACTAGGTCATTGGGTCGACGTTCATTTCGCTATTACTCACAGGTTACTACATGATTACATACTAAATGCTATACATTATGTAGGACATACAGCCTTTTGGGGGTTGTTTGGAATTTTGGAGCTTCTTATTTATTTTCGAATTAGCTCAAAGCATAATTCTAAGCCTATTGGAATTGACACTAAGTCACTTAAAATAAATATGCCCTGGAGTAATTAAGACGGTTGTATGAGGACAGGCTAAGCACTGGGCGGAGAAATTATTTATTTTTAAAAGCCAGTTGATTTAAATACTGGGCTACGTGGATGGAAGATATGTGTAGAATGCAGTATATTTCTCATTGTTTCTCTACGCTTTATATCTTGCTCTTTTTCATACTCTTCTTCTGAGATTAAGTAACCTGAGCCAGAGAAAAGTGATGATGCTTCTACAGAGGAAGTATCGTTTGAAGCTACACTGTAACCGTACTGCTTACCAGTGGAGACATAAAACAAGCGGTACTTACATGGGATATAAGTTACTAAGAAGGGGCCATGAATGCCATCATTTCTTTTATGGTAAACCTGCTGGCCGGGCTTAACGTGCTCAAGGCCCTTTGGTTTAACTCGGTATTCTCGTGAGGCCTTAAAGCTCGGTTCTGAGACACTTTGCCACGTATTAGATAATGGACACTTAATTTGAATTTCAGCACCTTTACGATAAGCGTCAATGATAGACCAGTGTTTATTTAGAGCTTCGCGTGAAAAAGTCATAATTATTTTCCTTTTTATTTATTTAGTGGACCACAACAAAAATAATTAAATTAAACCTTTTAAGTGGCTGTATTTTTTATTCAACCAATAGAGACCTTTAGGTGTAACCAAAGTCTGTAAATGGGCTCTGCCTGTTCTAGCATGCACCCGGGTCTTCACAACAAAGTAGCCCTTCTCTAAATAATATTGATAAGGCATGTTTTTACGTGAATCAATGGTGTAAAGCACTTTATCTGCGCGCAGCTTTTCATTAAATATATTTGGAGGAAGACCAAGCTCTTGTGCGGCGTATCTAAGAGCAACGTTGTGGTCAGCTTCTAAGTACTCTTCAGCAAAGGCGGCTTTAGGTTCAAGCGCTGTTACCTTCTGCTCAGCTACAAGGCGTCCGTCATACTCATTAGCCCAAGCTCTAGCAGCTTCTGAGGGGTTAGTGAAGTTAGGTAAAGTTGGTTGGTTTAGTGTCAACTGGCCTGTCACATGGGCGTCGAGAATATCGTATACCTTTGAGTGAAATTCAGGACTAATCCAAGCAGTGTATACATAGACAAGCTTGCGGATTACAAAAGTTCCTCCGCTAGCACCTAATGTAACCTTTATTGGTTGAGTTGTGCTAAAGGGCGGAATTCCGCCTTTTGAAATAACAGCTATTAAATCTTTTGTTTGCTGGTTCTCTAGCCAGTACTTAGGTCTATGCTTTTGGTGTCCACCGGCAGCCTTATGTAAATCATTAAGACAAAATCTGCCTTGTGAATCTTGGCGAATATTAATGTTCTCAATGATGATAGGTGCTGTGGTTGTTAGGGCTGTTGTATTTAAATTATTCATTGATTGAGGTCCTTTCAGTTAAGGAGATATCTTTAGGTTGGCTTTAGGTATCTTAAAGCTAATCTTTAGGTTAATTTCATTGATTGTTTTTTAATCTGAAAAGTGAAATTTAAAATTGTCTAAGTTGCGTGGTAACTCAAAGCCACGGATGACGGGGCCTGTAGCGATTCGCATTTTTAATTTCCGCGCCCATTTTTTGATAGGCATATAAATGAAGAAGCCCCAGCGTTAACTAGGGCTTTAAACTTAGATACAAAAATGGAACCAATTAGGCAAAACTATACTGTGAATCCAAGATTAAAGAAGGCTCCAGGCTACCAAAGAACGGGACTGGTGGTATTTTATTTCTGTCCTTTGGTAGCGCTTGTTGCTCTGCCTGGTCCCTAAACTGGCTAAATATATCATGTTCTGTGTATAGCTCATAAAATGCATGACGAATGCTTTTGAATAGGTCTCCTGTTCTACTGGGTAGTGTGCCAAAAGAGTCATGAACCAAGGCCCAATTATTTATTTCATCTGAATTAGCGACAACGAGCATAAGGTGAGTAGCGTCAAGTGAGTGAACGAAGTTTGGAGCTACAGCAGAAGCTTGTTTGGCTTTATCAACATTTGCTGTAGCAACTTTGATACTAAATTCAGCTCTCGTATTACCAAGAAAACTTGTACGCACTCTTTTACTTTGGTCTTTCCAATAATTCTGCTGAACAGGAAAGCCTAGTGGAGTTGTCCAGGTTAAAGCCTCTCCATTTTTCACAACCACTTTAGCGACTTCCTGCAGCCACTCCATACCTTCAGCCGCTTTAACAACAGTTTGGACCACACCATCATACATTAATGATGCCATTTGCGTTGCTGCCATAAAACCATATCCTGTTCTATTCCATAATTGGAACCATTCAGGCGCACTTATCCCTATACCATTGCTATAATGCCTTCCCTCAAGCTTTGCTGGTTTAATTATGTCCTCCATAAGCTGCTCTTTAAAACCGTACTCTTTGCTGCCATAGGGGAAAGTCATTACGTTTCTTTTAGCAATTTTACGACTCATACAGCCTTTTTCTTTGTCATAGCCGTAAGAAAGCCAAGCGTATGTGCTCATAATTTCGTGGTAAATATTATACGCCTCTTGTTCTGGTGCTGCTCTTTTCATAGGCGTACCGTCTTTTTTTCTTTTTTCACCTTTTGCTTCTTCTTTCCAAACAGGGAAGGGCTTTGCGATTTTATATCGCCTTTTATTTTTATTATAAATCTCCTCCATTTTTTCCTCAGCTCTTTTCTCGATACCTTGTAAACTTAAATCCTGCCAGCCTTTACCAACAAGGGCTTCAAGTACTGGATAAACCCTATCAATTACACGCTGATAAATGTCTTGGGGTTTATCTGAAGGAATTAAATTAACTGCTGCTCCAGTTTCTTCACAACGTAAAGCCATGCCTAAATGCTGTAATCCTGAGCAAGAACCATCAAGAGCAACCGCTATACGTGAAACATGTTCTAAGCCATTATCAAGGTAGCCTTTCCATTCTAAAGCAGCTGCAACAGCTTGAAAGGGCTTGTCTGCTTCTGTCCACTGGCGGTTGTCGTAGGGATTTTCTGCTATTTGATAAAGCATGTCTGAGTTTTCTTTAGTCCAGGCTATACGCTCATCAAAAGAAACCTTATCGACACCCCACAAGTTAGCAATGTGTACCGCTAGCCAATCTGCTGCTCCTTGCGTTCCCAGCTTTTCACCTTCAGCGAATTGCAGTAAAGCTTTTACATAGTCAGCTCCTTGCGGAGATAAAGAACCATTGGTAACTGGATAAACACGACCACGAAAATCTAATTGATATGGAAAATATATTTTTTCAAAGCGAGCATATTTTTCTGCTGTTTTTAAAGTCATTGAGAGAGAGATACGCTTGGACCGCGTGCGTATATTATGTTTCATAACATCAGCCTTGGCTATTTTCCACTCCTTTTTTGTTTCCTCATTTGTTGCAATGTCATCTGGTTTTTCAGGTAGTGGCAAGTCTGTTGCTCTTGGTAAACCTCCTAATTCACTGTCGGTTTCTGCCAGAGATAAAAGCAAATCGAGTAAAGGTAAATTAATGCACCATGGTGTCGCTTGTATCTTATTTAATGCCTTATAAACCAAGGGCATTTTTTGCTCTGCCAACTTCTGCAAGTACGACTTGCTACGGGTTTTTACTAGAGTGATAGGTGTCACCTGATTAGTTAAATAGCCTCCAGTAAACGGGTCTTGCCAAGGGAAAGGCTGTACCACCATAGGCTCATAAATAGCAGCAAGGTCACTTAAGTAAGCGTTTGTTTTTCTAATCCACTCTAAGCAAGCCCTAGTTGGCTTAATTTGATAAATAGTTTGGCGCTGAGTGCCTTTGTTTTTCCTTTCTTCCCATAAGTCAATTTCAATAAGCCCTAAATGTTCTACTACCAGCTCAATAAGCACTTTACCAACAAGGAAGCATTCTTGTTCTGTCCACTGGTGCAAGCTAGCGCCATCCTCATTCACAATAAAGCGGGCTGTAGCTATCTTCCGGTGATACTGGCTTTTCTTATCGGCTGAGCGGAGGACACCACGATAAAGGCGTACATCCTCTTCTTTCAGATTACGCATTTCAACTTCCATGTTAACTGCTTTACCAATGGCCTTAGCTGTTTTGGTTAACTTCTGTTCTCTTGTAATCCCGTTTAAGAGAATCTTCAAGCTGATGTAAGCAATGGTTCGACTGTCGAGCAGATTAAAAAAGCGTAGGGCTGTATGTTGTCTACCGGCTGCTATCGCTGCTTTTTCCTTCCAGGTTTCAATGGCATCTGCGAGGTCATCTGTTTTAGTGGACACAAGACGCCTGCCGTATGTGGTATCGGCTTCTTCCTCTTTCTCCATGGCTTTAAGTACTTGCTTTCTGAAGCGGTCCCGGCCTGCCTCAGCCATAGATGCCTCAAGTTTAACTTGGTCTTCCTCAGTACCTGCAATGCGCTTAAGGTTAGCGTATGTTTTCATTTTTCTTGATTCCTTCTTATTTTGCACTATTTGTGATTAAATAACTTTGTTTCACTATTGAAATTATTTAGGCAAAAGAATCCCCTAGAGCTGAGTTAAGGTAGCCCTTGGGTTTACTTTTATATTTTGTTATGTACTGCTTTCGTTGTACTTATGGTATAGCTTATACTTCCTTTTATTTAATATATGTAAATTTGGAACTAATACATTAGCGCACTAGAAATATATTTGTAAACATATTGCAAGATAGATTTAGGGTTTATTTACGACTGGTTAGTCATAACGCTTTTAGCAGCTTGTTAGGTAGTTACATATAGGACATTAGTAGTAAGTTTTGCACCAAAAACGTATGCAAAATTTTACTTCTAAGCCCATTTTATAAGGCTAAAAGACCCATAACTTTTGCTACAAAATTAACTTAAACTTTTGCTACAAAATTGGATAGAATAGAGAAAGGACGAAAGAGAAAAAAGAGAAGGCTAGGTCACTAATGTTGAATCACCCATTTTACGATTTCTTGATGTCGGCGATGTTGTGACATAGTGTATCCCTTTAGGGCACCTCTAATAATTGTTTACCTGATATAAGGCACTCATTTTTATCTCGTTGCTATCAGGGCTGTTTTATAACATTGATTGGAATTGCAGGTAAGAAATAAAAAAAAGGAGTAAGCATGTCCACCTATATTTTGGCGATTGATCAGGGTACTACCAGTTCTCGGGCAATTATTTTTAATGAAAAAGGTTTGCCATTATGGCAGGCACAACAAGAATTCAAACAATATTATCCTGACGATGGGTGGGTTGAACATGACCCTGAAGAAATATGGGTAACAACCTTGCAAGTTTGTCAGCAGGTGATGCAAAAAGGCAAACTACGATCAACTGATATTGCGGCAATCGGTATTACGAATCAACGTGAGACAACTGTGGTATGGGATCGAGAAACAGGTAAACCGATTTATAATGCTATTGTTTGGCAAGATCGCCGTACAGCCAGTTATTGTGAAAAATTAAAGCAGGCAGGTAAGGAAGTTTTAATTAACCAAAAAACAGGTCTGTTAATTGATCCTTATTTTTCTGCATCAAAACTGAACTGGTTATTAGAGAATGTGCCTGACGCCCGAGAAAATGCTGAAGCGGGCAAGTTGCTATTTGGTACTATCGATACTTTTTTACTGTGGCGATTAACTGGTGGAAAAAGCCATAAAACTGATGCTACAAATGCTTCTCGAACCCAGCTGTTTAATATTCATACCCAGCAGTGGGATGAAGAACTGCTTAAGCTACATAATGTACCTGTTGCTTTAATGCCTGAGGTAATGGACTGTAGTGCTGAGTTTGGCATAACTGAGCGTACTTTATTTGGTGGAGAAATTCCTATTTTATCAATGGCGGGTGATCAGCAAGCTGCATTGGTGGGGCAAGCTTGCTTTAAACCAGGTATGGTCAAAAGCACTTATGGGACTGGCTGTTTTGTCATTATGAATACTGGGGATCAGGTGATTCAATCTGAAAATCGGTTATTAACCACCATTGGCTATCGTCTTAATGGCCAGGTAAGTTATGCCATTGAAGGCAGTATTTTCATTGCAGGGGCTGCCATGCAGTGGCTGCGTGATGGGTTACGACTAATTCCCCATGCCAACGTAACCGAAGCTCTAGCTCAAGTGGCAAAGAAAACCCATGGGGTGTATATGGTGCCAGCTTTTACTGGTTTAGGGGCGCCTTACTGGGACCCACATGCTAGAGGCGCTATTTTGGGGTTAACTCGCGATACTGGTGTTGCAGAAATTGTTGCAGCAGCACTACAGTCGGTTTGCTATCAAACCAAAGACTTGATGAATGCCATGGCTGCTGATGGTGTTGCGCCAACAACTTTAAGAGTTGATGGTGGTATGGTGGTAAATAACTGGATGGTTCAGTTCTTGGCTAATATTCTGGGAGTAACCGTTGAGCGTCCACAAGTCACAGAAACCACAGCACTTGGGGTTGCTTACCTGGCTGGCTTGCACAAAGGGATATATCAGTCGATAGAGGAGATTGCAGACTGTTGGCACTCTGAACAACGGTTTGAAGTCAGTATGGAGCAGACCCAAAGAGAGAAACTGTATCTGGGTTGGCAAGAGGCCGTAGAAAGGGTAAAGAGTAAGAAGTAGCTAGGAGAGAGCTAAAGAACAACAAAAAGACCCTGTATGTATAGCTTGCCCGAAGAGCTATTAATTTCGGGCAAGGTGAATTTCCACGACTTGTGGGTCTAGTTGCAGCAAGCTTTTGGTGAAAGTTTTCACAAACTGCAAAGCTTCGTGCTGTGTGGTAAAAGTTTTGGCATTGTTTCGATTACCATAACTACCATTGTTCACTGCATAACAGTCAGACCACCCCTTACAGTTGAGCTTTACTGCCCATTTGGGAAGGTGTTGCGTTGCTGTGGGGCTTGCATTAGCGACAGCAAAGCACGCTAACAGTATCGGGACTAGGCTCCACTTCATAATCTTACCCTGTTTGATGAAGTCTGTTGTGTCAATCATAAACTTGATTATAAACCATCATGCAGAAATAGTATTTAAATTGAGCTATATTGGTGATGAATTAGACAGTGCTGGTTGTTTTGTATACAGATATGCAGATTCTCAGTTTGTAATCTGGTCACTAAAAGCCTAGATAGTTCGCTTGTATCACTTCCTTATCAATACATAACAGTACACTCACAAACACAAAGTTGATCTCTTATTTGCGCATGTTTTGTACCTATTGAGACAGTGAAATATTTCACCTGATATTAGGCCTGAAAATAAGAAATAATAAATCTTAATCAATCGACTAATAGGTAAAAATCAGGGTGAAAAACCATGACACAACAGTTTTATAGCTTACTGACTAAACTCGGTAAAGCCAAACTGACAAATTCTCAGGTATTAGGCACAAAGCTTAATTTAACAAAAATCCAGGTTGGTAATGGTGGGGACAAAAAAGGTAAAGCCGTATTTCCTACTGAAGACGATACCCAATTAGTCAACCAATGCTGGGAAGGAAATATTAACCGTATTTATGTGGATGATAAAAATGAAAACTACCTGGTAGTAGAAGCGGTTATCCCTGAAGGCATTGGCGGCTGGTATATCACAGAGTTTGGTATTTTTGATGCAGAAGGTGATTTAATTGCCATTGGAGGCTACCCAAAAACCTATAAACCCAAACTAACAGAAGGGTCGGGTAGCAGCCTGTATTTAAAGGTAATGTTTGAGGTTTCTAATGCGGAAGTCGTGCAATTAAAAATTGACCCATCCATTGTATTGGCCACCCAAGACTTTGTTGGCGAGAAGCTATTAGAGCATGTGGCTGAAGAAAATCCTCATTCGCAGTATTTGAAAAAAGTTGACTATGAAGCGGCGCAGGGGGTTAGACTTTCTCAGCTAGCTAATTTACCTATCTATGCAGAAATCCAAAATGAAGGATATAAACTAGCTCTAACAGCTGAAAATAACCAGTTAGTGATATTGCCTGATCAAATCATCTTATGGCGGGGTTGGAAAACATTTAATACCAGTGATTACTCTGTTCAGCAAAGGACATTTTCATACACAAGTAATAAAGCCTATCACTTGCGTTGGAACCCTCAAGCAGGCTTTCAGTTGTTAGAGCTTAGTGATTCTAACTACAACCCAAATAAGCTAAGTCATGATGCAGTTGACTTTGACAGCACCTATGATGATGTATTACTAGCGACTTTATTACCCGATAAAGATAAGCCAATAATAGAAAAGGTGTGTAGTGATAAAACCAAACCTTGTTTTGAGTCAGGTTGGATAAAAATATCGGCACAGGCAGGTGAGGGATCTTATAATGCAGGTGAACATCATTTAAGAAGACCACCAATTCGATGGGTGGCACAGGTAAAAGCTGATGGTAAAGAAGGGAATAAAGGCAATCAAGAGATTCTTGATGCTACTTTTATTTCTGGTAGTGCTAACACTGTTGATGATGAAGCAGATGAGTACGGTGGGGTTGCTGTCGCCTTTAATTCAAAAAAATATTTTATATGGGTTCCATCGCAAAATAATGATGGTAAAAATGGATCAGTTATTATGGTCTGGGATGGGTGGGGAGCAAAACCTGCAAATGAATCAAATCATGTGTTTATAAAAAACTCATCCATTAAAGTCATAGGTTGGTACTAATATGTATTATAAAATTGAAAAAGATTTAGTCATTGCTGGAGCAGAAAA is part of the Spartinivicinus poritis genome and harbors:
- the glpK gene encoding glycerol kinase GlpK — protein: MSTYILAIDQGTTSSRAIIFNEKGLPLWQAQQEFKQYYPDDGWVEHDPEEIWVTTLQVCQQVMQKGKLRSTDIAAIGITNQRETTVVWDRETGKPIYNAIVWQDRRTASYCEKLKQAGKEVLINQKTGLLIDPYFSASKLNWLLENVPDARENAEAGKLLFGTIDTFLLWRLTGGKSHKTDATNASRTQLFNIHTQQWDEELLKLHNVPVALMPEVMDCSAEFGITERTLFGGEIPILSMAGDQQAALVGQACFKPGMVKSTYGTGCFVIMNTGDQVIQSENRLLTTIGYRLNGQVSYAIEGSIFIAGAAMQWLRDGLRLIPHANVTEALAQVAKKTHGVYMVPAFTGLGAPYWDPHARGAILGLTRDTGVAEIVAAALQSVCYQTKDLMNAMAADGVAPTTLRVDGGMVVNNWMVQFLANILGVTVERPQVTETTALGVAYLAGLHKGIYQSIEEIADCWHSEQRFEVSMEQTQREKLYLGWQEAVERVKSKK
- a CDS encoding phage tail protein translates to MTQQFYSLLTKLGKAKLTNSQVLGTKLNLTKIQVGNGGDKKGKAVFPTEDDTQLVNQCWEGNINRIYVDDKNENYLVVEAVIPEGIGGWYITEFGIFDAEGDLIAIGGYPKTYKPKLTEGSGSSLYLKVMFEVSNAEVVQLKIDPSIVLATQDFVGEKLLEHVAEENPHSQYLKKVDYEAAQGVRLSQLANLPIYAEIQNEGYKLALTAENNQLVILPDQIILWRGWKTFNTSDYSVQQRTFSYTSNKAYHLRWNPQAGFQLLELSDSNYNPNKLSHDAVDFDSTYDDVLLATLLPDKDKPIIEKVCSDKTKPCFESGWIKISAQAGEGSYNAGEHHLRRPPIRWVAQVKADGKEGNKGNQEILDATFISGSANTVDDEADEYGGVAVAFNSKKYFIWVPSQNNDGKNGSVIMVWDGWGAKPANESNHVFIKNSSIKVIGWY
- a CDS encoding DNA-directed RNA polymerase, with translation MKTYANLKRIAGTEEDQVKLEASMAEAGRDRFRKQVLKAMEKEEEADTTYGRRLVSTKTDDLADAIETWKEKAAIAAGRQHTALRFFNLLDSRTIAYISLKILLNGITREQKLTKTAKAIGKAVNMEVEMRNLKEEDVRLYRGVLRSADKKSQYHRKIATARFIVNEDGASLHQWTEQECFLVGKVLIELVVEHLGLIEIDLWEERKNKGTQRQTIYQIKPTRACLEWIRKTNAYLSDLAAIYEPMVVQPFPWQDPFTGGYLTNQVTPITLVKTRSKSYLQKLAEQKMPLVYKALNKIQATPWCINLPLLDLLLSLAETDSELGGLPRATDLPLPEKPDDIATNEETKKEWKIAKADVMKHNIRTRSKRISLSMTLKTAEKYARFEKIYFPYQLDFRGRVYPVTNGSLSPQGADYVKALLQFAEGEKLGTQGAADWLAVHIANLWGVDKVSFDERIAWTKENSDMLYQIAENPYDNRQWTEADKPFQAVAAALEWKGYLDNGLEHVSRIAVALDGSCSGLQHLGMALRCEETGAAVNLIPSDKPQDIYQRVIDRVYPVLEALVGKGWQDLSLQGIEKRAEEKMEEIYNKNKRRYKIAKPFPVWKEEAKGEKRKKDGTPMKRAAPEQEAYNIYHEIMSTYAWLSYGYDKEKGCMSRKIAKRNVMTFPYGSKEYGFKEQLMEDIIKPAKLEGRHYSNGIGISAPEWFQLWNRTGYGFMAATQMASLMYDGVVQTVVKAAEGMEWLQEVAKVVVKNGEALTWTTPLGFPVQQNYWKDQSKRVRTSFLGNTRAEFSIKVATANVDKAKQASAVAPNFVHSLDATHLMLVVANSDEINNWALVHDSFGTLPSRTGDLFKSIRHAFYELYTEHDIFSQFRDQAEQQALPKDRNKIPPVPFFGSLEPSLILDSQYSFA
- a CDS encoding phage antirepressor KilAC domain-containing protein, with the protein product MNNLNTTALTTTAPIIIENINIRQDSQGRFCLNDLHKAAGGHQKHRPKYWLENQQTKDLIAVISKGGIPPFSTTQPIKVTLGASGGTFVIRKLVYVYTAWISPEFHSKVYDILDAHVTGQLTLNQPTLPNFTNPSEAARAWANEYDGRLVAEQKVTALEPKAAFAEEYLEADHNVALRYAAQELGLPPNIFNEKLRADKVLYTIDSRKNMPYQYYLEKGYFVVKTRVHARTGRAHLQTLVTPKGLYWLNKKYSHLKGLI